The following coding sequences are from one Treponema bryantii window:
- a CDS encoding class I SAM-dependent RNA methyltransferase, producing MNTLVALCAVGAERILGNEIKHLGYKLNGNAPGRVSFFGDDDALFKANLCLRTADRVYLQLAEYDALDFDALYDGTYAVNWQDFLRKDSRVIVDKVRSYKSKLNSEHSIQGIVHKAIYSKLGDVWHMASMPETGEESNVRVYVDENKVLVLLDLSGLPLHKRGYRVDGGIAPLRETLAATLLQEMMWRRKTPLHDPFCGSGTIAIEATLYAFNVAPGFGRRFALENLPIYNEKRAQEIKAEEAAKIRTDVEVRITGSDIDNAAVERAKKNAEYACVMAGRALKSIDISAHIPRPDFIQSDFADLAAPYDSGLLLCNPPYGERLGDEEQARELYKNMSSLWTDFEGWDIGVITSNPDFQESFGHKTSAIKKLKAGNLDTSFYIYKR from the coding sequence ATGAATACTCTGGTCGCATTATGCGCAGTTGGTGCCGAGCGAATTCTCGGCAACGAAATTAAACATTTAGGTTATAAACTCAATGGAAACGCACCGGGAAGAGTTTCTTTTTTTGGTGATGACGATGCTTTATTCAAAGCAAATCTTTGTCTGAGAACAGCAGACCGTGTTTACCTTCAGCTTGCAGAATATGATGCTCTTGATTTTGATGCACTTTACGATGGAACTTACGCTGTAAACTGGCAGGATTTTTTACGAAAGGATTCACGTGTCATTGTAGACAAGGTGCGTTCTTACAAGAGTAAACTCAACTCTGAACACTCTATTCAGGGAATTGTTCACAAAGCTATCTATTCAAAACTCGGAGATGTATGGCACATGGCTTCTATGCCGGAAACCGGTGAAGAAAGCAATGTCCGTGTTTATGTTGATGAAAATAAAGTTCTGGTTCTTCTGGACCTTTCGGGACTTCCTCTTCACAAACGCGGTTACCGTGTAGATGGTGGTATTGCACCTCTCCGCGAAACACTTGCTGCTACTCTCCTTCAGGAAATGATGTGGCGTCGTAAAACACCGCTTCATGATCCGTTCTGCGGTTCAGGTACAATTGCAATTGAAGCAACTCTTTATGCTTTCAACGTAGCACCTGGTTTTGGCCGCCGCTTTGCGCTTGAAAATCTTCCTATCTATAACGAAAAACGTGCTCAGGAAATTAAAGCAGAAGAAGCAGCAAAAATCCGTACAGACGTAGAAGTTCGTATTACAGGTTCTGATATTGATAACGCTGCAGTTGAACGCGCTAAGAAAAACGCCGAATATGCCTGCGTAATGGCCGGCCGCGCACTTAAATCAATTGATATCAGTGCACATATTCCTCGCCCGGATTTTATTCAGTCTGATTTTGCAGATTTAGCAGCACCTTATGATTCTGGACTTCTTCTCTGTAACCCACCTTACGGTGAACGTCTTGGTGATGAAGAACAGGCTCGTGAATTATACAAGAATATGAGCAGTCTCTGGACAGACTTTGAAGGCTGGGACATTGGCGTAATTACATCTAATCCTGACTTCCAGGAAAGTTTTGGACATAAGACCTCGGCAATTAAAAAGCTGAAAGCTGGAAATCTGGATACTTCATTCTACATTTATAAGCGATAA
- a CDS encoding endo-1,4-beta-xylanase, with protein MMKRTLLTIAAALLLITGCSSKNKTPQTIENSDGSVSITRIDEDGKAILFNRKFGKDKNVTQVRLHDTSRANPVSIDLSPYEGKDIEIQLSCEMFIDDNTTKKTQVIWMINELEENFPKLFDRKVDNGKWFSVNKHLTLHLSGKRQLYVSGGTLNKEATVYIKNFKLRLNGEGLTKGAPQPEVWTEVTGVKDVLKDYFDYFGFCVSYNNTFKEPLLQQGLPLHASVITMENEFKPDFIFGWNKPNKLTEFRGEDGNLYEVPADIPTFKQMDSILSDMKKLGLKLRGHTLVWHSQTPAWFFQKNYGHNGETALVSPDEMNARMEWYIKTVLQHVAEWEKKNNNGEHMILAWDVVNEAASDNATDANFLRDAGSSNWFAVYKNETFIVNAFRYANKYAPKDVKLVYNDYGCASTNKNRAICKIIDAIQAAPDARIDAAGMQTHVGINDSAANFEKAVQNFLSKGINVQITEMDVANGSASYNAMRLKDFYKIWFTMFIKNRKQPGKNGIEGVTLWGVRDEWTWLNGMHKGHTQYPLLFKDKEFHCKPAYYGVIEAANE; from the coding sequence ATGATGAAACGAACTCTTTTGACCATTGCAGCAGCACTGCTTCTTATTACAGGCTGCAGCTCAAAAAACAAAACTCCACAGACTATTGAAAATTCAGATGGTTCTGTGAGCATTACCCGGATTGATGAAGATGGAAAAGCGATTCTCTTCAATAGGAAGTTTGGCAAAGATAAAAATGTCACACAGGTAAGACTTCACGATACTTCGCGTGCAAATCCTGTTTCAATAGATTTATCTCCTTATGAAGGAAAAGATATTGAAATACAGCTTTCCTGCGAAATGTTCATTGATGATAACACTACTAAAAAAACTCAGGTGATATGGATGATCAATGAACTGGAAGAAAACTTCCCAAAACTTTTTGACAGAAAGGTAGATAACGGAAAATGGTTCAGCGTAAATAAACATCTTACACTCCATCTTTCCGGAAAAAGACAGCTGTATGTTTCCGGGGGCACACTCAACAAGGAAGCAACTGTATACATTAAAAACTTCAAACTTCGTCTCAATGGAGAAGGTCTTACAAAAGGTGCTCCTCAACCGGAAGTCTGGACAGAAGTTACTGGTGTAAAAGATGTTCTGAAAGATTATTTTGATTATTTTGGCTTCTGTGTTTCCTATAATAACACCTTCAAGGAACCTCTTTTACAGCAGGGGCTTCCACTGCATGCAAGTGTAATTACTATGGAAAACGAATTTAAACCTGATTTTATATTCGGATGGAATAAACCCAATAAACTTACAGAATTCCGTGGAGAAGATGGAAATCTCTACGAAGTTCCAGCAGACATTCCAACCTTTAAGCAGATGGACAGCATTCTTTCTGACATGAAAAAACTCGGCTTAAAGCTCCGTGGCCACACTCTTGTATGGCACAGTCAGACTCCGGCCTGGTTCTTCCAGAAAAACTATGGTCATAACGGGGAAACTGCCCTTGTAAGTCCAGATGAAATGAATGCCCGAATGGAATGGTATATTAAAACAGTTCTTCAGCATGTTGCAGAATGGGAAAAGAAAAACAACAATGGTGAACATATGATTCTCGCATGGGATGTTGTAAATGAAGCAGCCTCAGACAATGCTACAGATGCAAATTTCCTTCGTGATGCAGGTTCAAGCAACTGGTTTGCAGTATATAAAAATGAAACCTTTATTGTAAATGCCTTCCGTTATGCAAATAAATATGCTCCAAAAGATGTAAAACTTGTTTACAACGATTACGGTTGTGCATCCACAAACAAAAACAGAGCAATCTGCAAAATCATTGATGCAATTCAGGCAGCACCAGATGCACGTATTGATGCAGCTGGAATGCAGACACATGTCGGCATAAATGATTCTGCCGCAAACTTTGAAAAAGCCGTTCAAAACTTCCTTTCAAAAGGAATCAATGTTCAGATTACAGAAATGGATGTTGCAAATGGCAGTGCATCATACAATGCAATGCGCCTTAAAGACTTCTATAAAATCTGGTTTACAATGTTCATTAAGAACCGTAAACAGCCCGGTAAAAATGGTATAGAAGGTGTTACTCTCTGGGGTGTACGCGACGAATGGACCTGGCTTAACGGCATGCATAAGGGCCATACTCAATATCCTCTTTTATTTAAGGATAAAGAATTCCACTGTAAACCTGCTTACTACGGTGTAATCGAAGCTGCAAACGAATAA
- a CDS encoding glycerol-3-phosphate acyltransferase: MGIMLKDKFGSVFAEMSKLSHAAAKIDETKVYEEANLQLRPYMWKLLDEAFNSESGLGNIENFKAFYDSVVNEGKSGLILMEHYTNLDLPGILYLLEKNGEDWAKDMSSRIVAVAGMKLNEASAGVRAFTEGFTRVVIYPTRSLNAVEGKEISEEEKAAEEQRARKINFAAMRAMDACKKRGQMILVFPSGTRYRPGQPETKRGLREIDSYLRLFDKMILVSINGNCLRINPENPEDMLADILETGKCTFTASPVIDCKEFRNNILAKLPADEADPKQKTVDAVMEYLEKQHGDAE; the protein is encoded by the coding sequence ATGGGAATTATGTTGAAAGACAAATTCGGCAGTGTATTTGCTGAAATGTCTAAGCTTTCGCACGCTGCTGCGAAAATTGATGAAACAAAAGTTTATGAAGAAGCAAATCTTCAGCTCAGACCTTACATGTGGAAGCTTTTGGATGAAGCATTCAATTCTGAATCAGGTTTGGGAAACATTGAAAATTTTAAGGCCTTCTATGATTCAGTTGTAAACGAAGGAAAATCTGGCCTTATTCTTATGGAGCACTACACAAATCTTGATTTACCTGGAATTCTTTATCTTCTTGAAAAGAACGGCGAAGACTGGGCAAAGGATATGTCTTCCAGAATTGTAGCTGTAGCAGGAATGAAGCTTAATGAAGCAAGTGCCGGTGTACGTGCATTTACAGAAGGCTTTACTCGTGTTGTAATTTATCCTACACGTTCATTGAATGCCGTAGAAGGAAAGGAAATTTCCGAAGAAGAAAAGGCTGCAGAAGAGCAGAGAGCCAGAAAAATTAACTTTGCTGCTATGCGTGCTATGGATGCCTGCAAAAAACGTGGTCAGATGATTCTGGTATTCCCAAGTGGTACACGTTATCGTCCTGGACAGCCGGAAACAAAACGCGGTCTTCGTGAAATTGACAGTTACCTCCGTCTTTTTGACAAGATGATTCTTGTTTCAATAAATGGAAATTGTCTGCGCATAAATCCTGAGAACCCTGAGGATATGCTTGCTGATATTCTTGAAACTGGTAAATGTACATTTACTGCAAGTCCTGTAATTGACTGTAAGGAATTCAGAAACAATATTCTCGCAAAGTTACCTGCAGATGAGGCAGATCCAAAACAGAAGACTGTTGATGCAGTTATGGAATATTTAGAAAAGCAGCACGGTGATGCTGAATAA
- a CDS encoding IMP cyclohydrolase, translating into MKEIKNELSSTTYPGRGIIAGLSADGKYAVSAYWTMGRSAGSRNRIFVTENENGTEVVRTKAFDESLIAGDPSLIIYAAVRELGKKTIVTNGDQTDTIFDGLKEGKTFEQSLRSRKYEHDAPNYTPRISSLLDLEGGVNGGYAYSLSILKSDCGNGDNTLRFTYTYDNPQKGEGHYIHTYMGDGNPLPSFEGEPVKLKIEGDIETLTNTIWSSLNEENKVSLFVRFIDLETGKYEERILNKNL; encoded by the coding sequence ATGAAAGAAATTAAAAACGAATTGTCTTCTACAACTTACCCTGGAAGAGGAATTATTGCTGGTTTATCAGCTGATGGAAAATATGCAGTTTCTGCTTACTGGACAATGGGCCGCAGTGCAGGAAGCAGAAACCGTATTTTTGTTACAGAAAACGAAAACGGAACTGAGGTTGTTCGCACAAAGGCTTTTGATGAGTCTTTGATTGCTGGTGACCCAAGTCTTATCATTTATGCTGCAGTTCGTGAGCTTGGAAAAAAGACAATCGTAACAAACGGGGACCAGACAGATACAATTTTTGATGGTTTGAAAGAAGGAAAGACTTTTGAACAGTCTCTTCGCAGCCGTAAGTACGAGCACGATGCTCCAAACTATACTCCACGTATTTCTTCTTTGCTTGATCTTGAAGGCGGAGTAAACGGTGGTTATGCTTACTCACTTTCTATTCTTAAGAGTGACTGTGGAAACGGCGATAATACTCTTCGCTTTACTTACACTTACGATAATCCTCAGAAGGGTGAGGGACATTATATTCACACTTACATGGGTGATGGAAATCCTCTTCCAAGTTTTGAGGGTGAACCGGTAAAACTCAAGATTGAAGGCGACATTGAAACTCTTACAAATACAATCTGGAGTTCTTTGAACGAAGAGAATAAGGTTTCACTTTTTGTACGATTTATTGATCTTGAAACTGGTAAGTACGAAGAGCGTATTTTGAATAAGAATCTGTAA
- a CDS encoding serine hydrolase domain-containing protein, with protein MEKQTRTHVFFVAVSLFILTSALWLASCSNIKKQSWNDSEVINPKYREFAGAADSYLTESGFQGAVLIGRGDKIVFAKGYGVCDVKAAAPEKVPIGINSTFEAGSISKQMTAAAVMQLVEKKKLAVDDKISKFFSDFEAGDKITIEMLLNMRSGLTDHINSADEFFPKNIYRHIEVNQMACKPVDKNLVLTYLSEAPLLAEPDSTYFYCNTNYYLLASIIEQVSGMSYSEYIQKNIFARCGMNHSNLEFQKTDTRGYDYKGRYYSIPAALALGCGDVNSNVTDLFKWNILFTSGKVVKKKTFQKMIDSESYGYGVYRHDDSIFHAGVTNVFNSYDGYYFDGKVSVIVLCNCPVVKINATSVARNLYKLYEENNN; from the coding sequence ATGGAAAAACAAACGCGAACTCACGTTTTTTTCGTTGCTGTCTCTCTTTTTATTTTAACGTCTGCTTTATGGCTTGCTTCCTGCTCAAACATTAAAAAACAGTCGTGGAATGATTCAGAAGTTATAAATCCAAAGTACAGGGAATTTGCTGGTGCGGCGGATTCTTATCTTACAGAGTCGGGGTTCCAGGGCGCGGTGCTTATTGGGCGCGGCGACAAAATAGTGTTTGCAAAAGGGTACGGTGTTTGTGATGTGAAGGCGGCGGCCCCCGAGAAGGTGCCGATAGGCATTAACAGTACTTTTGAGGCCGGCTCAATAAGTAAGCAGATGACGGCCGCCGCAGTGATGCAGCTTGTGGAAAAGAAAAAGCTGGCGGTGGACGACAAGATTTCTAAGTTCTTTTCTGACTTCGAAGCCGGTGACAAAATTACAATTGAAATGCTTTTGAATATGCGGTCAGGGCTTACAGATCATATCAATTCTGCAGATGAGTTCTTTCCTAAAAATATTTACCGTCATATCGAAGTAAATCAGATGGCCTGCAAACCGGTGGATAAAAATCTTGTTCTCACATATCTGAGCGAAGCACCGCTTCTTGCCGAACCGGACAGTACATATTTTTACTGCAACACAAATTATTATCTTCTTGCCTCAATAATTGAGCAGGTGAGTGGAATGTCTTACAGCGAATATATACAGAAAAATATTTTTGCCCGCTGCGGAATGAATCATTCAAACCTTGAGTTTCAAAAAACAGATACCCGCGGTTATGATTATAAAGGCCGATATTACAGCATTCCCGCCGCTCTTGCCCTTGGATGTGGAGATGTAAATTCAAATGTTACAGACCTCTTTAAATGGAATATTCTTTTTACAAGCGGTAAAGTTGTAAAGAAAAAAACATTTCAGAAAATGATTGATTCTGAATCTTATGGCTATGGAGTTTACCGACACGACGATTCAATTTTTCATGCCGGCGTAACAAATGTTTTCAATTCTTACGATGGCTATTATTTTGATGGAAAAGTATCTGTGATTGTTTTGTGTAATTGTCCTGTTGTAAAAATAAATGCAACTTCTGTTGCAAGAAATCTTTATAAATTGTATGAAGAAAATAATAACTAA
- a CDS encoding YesL family protein encodes MDLIKKFLSLLWVNILWLLCCIPVLTAGTSTCAAFAVTLRLADDDEEVQSFRGITRRFFKAFRQDLIQGFLILLFTVITFGLGGFFVYLAWDDGLNLIKIGLLAVYFLVVLVLNFYSYPLIARYSNTFINTLRNSIALFAQYANSSIKALGIVIVELLVLTLTFKVYFAGILILPALIFYTISVPAKNIFVKIENPESTESSESTED; translated from the coding sequence ATGGATTTAATAAAGAAATTTCTAAGCCTGTTATGGGTAAATATTCTCTGGTTGTTATGCTGTATTCCTGTTCTTACGGCTGGTACTTCAACTTGTGCTGCGTTTGCAGTAACGCTTCGTCTTGCAGATGATGATGAAGAAGTTCAGTCATTCAGGGGAATTACCCGCCGCTTTTTTAAAGCGTTCCGACAGGATTTAATTCAGGGCTTTTTGATTTTACTGTTTACTGTGATTACATTTGGTCTTGGCGGATTTTTTGTTTATCTTGCCTGGGATGATGGTTTGAATCTGATTAAGATTGGTTTACTGGCTGTTTATTTTCTTGTTGTTCTTGTTTTGAATTTTTATTCTTATCCTTTGATTGCACGTTATTCAAACACTTTTATAAATACTCTCAGAAACTCAATAGCTCTTTTTGCGCAGTATGCTAATTCAAGTATTAAAGCTCTTGGAATAGTTATTGTAGAATTGCTGGTGCTTACACTTACGTTTAAGGTGTATTTCGCAGGAATTTTGATTCTGCCGGCTTTGATTTTTTATACTATCAGCGTTCCTGCAAAAAATATTTTTGTAAAAATAGAGAATCCTGAGAGCACGGAGTCTTCTGAGTCTACCGAGGATTAG
- a CDS encoding phosphoribosylaminoimidazolecarboxamide formyltransferase, translated as MKELELKYGCNPNQKPARVYMESGDLPITVVNGRPGYINLLDALNGWQLVKELKEATGLPAATSFKHVSPAGAAVGLPLSDTLKQIYFTDNVELTPLACAYARARGADRMSSFGDFISLSDECDEATALLIKKEVSDGIIAPGYSEKALEILKAKKNGNYCVIQIDPNYVPAELERKQVFGVTFEQGHNFLKIDEQSALSNIVTKNKNLSEDDKRNLVISLIVLKYTQSNSVCFVKDGQAIGIGAGQQSRVHCTRLAGQKADNWWLRQSPKVLGLQFVDGIKRADRDNTIDVYIGEEYMDVLAEGKWQNFFKVKPEVFTREEKAEWIAKNTNVAVGSDAFFPFGDNIERARKSGVTCVVQPGGSVRDDLVIKAADDYNMVMAFNGIRLFHH; from the coding sequence ATGAAAGAACTTGAATTGAAATACGGATGTAATCCGAATCAGAAACCTGCAAGGGTTTACATGGAAAGCGGCGATCTTCCTATCACTGTTGTAAACGGAAGACCTGGATACATCAACCTGCTGGATGCTCTAAATGGCTGGCAGCTTGTTAAGGAATTGAAGGAAGCAACTGGACTTCCTGCAGCTACTTCTTTTAAGCACGTTTCACCTGCTGGTGCTGCTGTTGGTCTTCCTCTTTCAGACACTCTTAAGCAGATTTATTTTACTGACAATGTTGAACTTACTCCGCTTGCCTGTGCTTATGCCCGCGCTCGTGGTGCAGACCGCATGAGCTCTTTCGGCGATTTTATTTCTTTGAGTGACGAGTGTGATGAAGCAACTGCTCTTCTTATCAAGAAGGAAGTTTCTGATGGTATTATCGCACCGGGATACAGCGAGAAGGCTCTCGAGATTCTTAAAGCTAAGAAAAACGGTAACTACTGTGTAATTCAGATTGACCCTAATTACGTTCCTGCTGAACTCGAACGCAAACAGGTTTTCGGTGTTACTTTTGAACAGGGACACAACTTCCTTAAGATTGACGAACAGTCAGCTCTTTCAAATATCGTAACTAAGAATAAGAACCTCAGCGAAGATGACAAGCGCAATCTTGTAATTTCTCTCATCGTTCTTAAATATACTCAGTCTAACTCAGTTTGTTTTGTAAAGGACGGACAGGCAATTGGTATAGGGGCTGGACAGCAGAGCCGTGTTCACTGTACTCGTCTTGCTGGGCAGAAGGCAGATAACTGGTGGCTTCGTCAGTCTCCAAAAGTACTCGGACTACAGTTCGTAGACGGAATTAAACGTGCAGACCGCGATAATACAATCGACGTTTACATTGGTGAAGAATATATGGATGTTCTTGCTGAAGGCAAATGGCAGAACTTCTTTAAGGTAAAGCCGGAAGTTTTCACTCGCGAAGAAAAAGCAGAATGGATTGCAAAGAATACAAACGTTGCAGTTGGTTCTGATGCGTTCTTCCCATTCGGAGACAACATTGAGCGTGCAAGAAAGTCTGGTGTTACATGTGTAGTTCAGCCGGGCGGAAGTGTTCGTGATGACCTTGTTATTAAGGCTGCTGATGACTACAACATGGTTATGGCATTCAACGGAATCCGTTTGTTCCATCATTAA
- a CDS encoding O-acetylhomoserine aminocarboxypropyltransferase/cysteine synthase family protein — protein MKIETKVLHSGYKPENGGPGTIPIVQSTTYRFDSCDHVAALFDKPTEFMYSRFANPTCDAVEKKIADLEGGVGCMLTSSGQAASLLSVLNLCCAGDSFIASSSIYGGTINLFGFTLKKLGIECIWVDVDASYEEICKAIKPNTKCIFGETIANPALTVFDFDVWAKVAHDNNLPLIVDNTFATPYLCRPFEWGADIVVHSTTKYMDGHAVQGGGCIVDSGNFDWEKAYKATGKFADMVEPDESYHGLRYVGDFGKAAYIVKARTQLMRDFGCYPAAQSAFYLNMGIETLPVRMQRYCENARKVAEFFKSSDKIAKVIYPGLPGDKYYERAQKYLPNGTCGVISISIKGGRAAAVRFMDALKLACDEVHVADIRTCVLHPASATHRQLTDEQLVAAGIDGGMVRFSCGLENVEDIIEDIKLGLAAI, from the coding sequence ATGAAAATTGAGACAAAAGTTTTGCATTCAGGTTATAAACCAGAAAACGGCGGACCTGGAACTATCCCAATTGTACAGAGTACAACTTACCGTTTTGACAGCTGCGATCACGTTGCTGCTCTTTTTGACAAGCCTACTGAATTTATGTATTCACGCTTTGCTAACCCAACCTGTGATGCAGTTGAAAAGAAAATTGCAGATCTTGAAGGTGGTGTTGGTTGTATGCTCACAAGCAGCGGACAGGCAGCAAGCCTTCTTTCTGTTTTGAACCTCTGCTGTGCTGGAGACAGCTTTATTGCTTCTTCTTCAATTTATGGTGGAACAATCAATCTCTTTGGTTTTACTCTTAAAAAGCTTGGAATTGAATGTATCTGGGTAGATGTTGATGCAAGCTATGAAGAAATCTGTAAGGCTATTAAACCTAATACAAAATGTATTTTTGGTGAAACAATTGCAAACCCAGCACTTACAGTTTTTGATTTTGATGTTTGGGCAAAGGTTGCTCACGATAATAATCTTCCTCTTATCGTAGATAATACTTTTGCAACTCCATATTTGTGCCGTCCGTTTGAGTGGGGTGCAGATATCGTTGTTCACTCAACTACAAAATATATGGATGGTCACGCAGTTCAAGGCGGCGGCTGTATCGTAGATTCAGGAAACTTTGACTGGGAAAAGGCTTACAAGGCTACAGGCAAGTTTGCTGATATGGTTGAACCGGACGAAAGTTATCATGGACTTCGCTATGTTGGTGATTTTGGCAAGGCTGCTTATATTGTAAAAGCCCGCACACAGCTTATGCGCGACTTTGGTTGTTACCCTGCAGCTCAGAGTGCATTCTATCTGAATATGGGAATTGAAACTCTTCCTGTTCGTATGCAGCGTTATTGTGAAAATGCACGCAAGGTTGCTGAGTTCTTCAAATCATCAGACAAAATTGCAAAGGTAATTTACCCTGGTCTTCCTGGAGATAAATACTATGAGCGTGCTCAGAAGTATCTTCCAAACGGAACTTGTGGTGTAATTTCTATCAGCATTAAGGGTGGCCGTGCAGCTGCAGTTCGCTTTATGGATGCTCTTAAACTGGCTTGTGATGAAGTTCATGTTGCAGATATCCGCACCTGTGTTCTTCATCCGGCAAGTGCAACTCACCGCCAGCTTACAGATGAACAGCTCGTAGCAGCTGGAATCGATGGTGGTATGGTTCGCTTCAGCTGTGGTCTCGAAAACGTAGAAGATATCATCGAAGATATCAAACTTGGCCTCGCAGCTATTTAA
- a CDS encoding site-specific DNA-methyltransferase: MPIKLSWTDFPEPYDGNSLLQKTQFDPPLITDSHLFIEGDNYPVLKKMADEFSGKINLIYIDPPYNTGNDFTYNDDFASGEDRHSAWLSFMQRRLVAARPLLADTGCIFIAIDQSELYTLKLLCDQIFGEENFVNDFMWLHGKGKKDTWSRTLQQHTLCYARDKRKLHAFREVEATGWATKNVDDDPRGNWFSGSISFTETRSNPNHKNYYSIVSPSGKVWTRQWQTDEAHMKELIADNRIFWGSAPAYDKVPRVKIFNEDTTEVIPRNIIDCTDSTRAAQHHLDNLLGEKGAFDNPKPVNLIKHLIAITRQPKDALIMDFFAGSGTTFEAVCELNQQENASRRCILVQKDENGISDLCKKRCLKVAELYKTNIEIHRLK; encoded by the coding sequence ATGCCTATAAAACTGAGTTGGACAGATTTTCCAGAGCCTTATGATGGCAATTCCCTTTTACAAAAAACTCAGTTTGATCCTCCACTTATAACAGATTCTCATCTTTTTATTGAAGGAGATAATTATCCTGTCCTGAAAAAAATGGCGGATGAATTCTCCGGCAAAATCAATCTGATTTATATAGATCCGCCTTATAATACCGGGAACGATTTTACTTATAATGATGATTTTGCTTCCGGGGAGGACAGGCATTCGGCGTGGCTAAGTTTTATGCAGCGACGTCTTGTTGCGGCTCGACCTTTACTTGCCGACACCGGCTGTATCTTTATTGCAATAGACCAGAGTGAATTATATACTCTCAAACTTCTCTGCGACCAGATTTTTGGGGAAGAAAATTTTGTAAATGATTTTATGTGGCTGCATGGCAAAGGTAAAAAAGATACCTGGTCGCGAACCTTACAGCAGCATACCCTTTGTTATGCCCGTGATAAACGAAAACTTCATGCCTTCCGTGAAGTCGAAGCCACCGGCTGGGCAACAAAAAATGTAGACGACGACCCGCGCGGTAACTGGTTTTCAGGTAGCATTTCCTTTACTGAAACCCGCTCAAATCCTAATCATAAAAACTACTATTCGATAGTTTCTCCGAGTGGAAAAGTCTGGACCCGCCAATGGCAGACAGATGAAGCTCACATGAAAGAGCTTATTGCCGACAATAGGATCTTCTGGGGTTCTGCACCAGCTTACGATAAAGTGCCTCGAGTAAAAATTTTTAATGAAGATACAACTGAGGTAATTCCTCGTAATATAATAGATTGCACCGACAGTACAAGAGCCGCACAACATCATTTAGACAATCTGCTTGGTGAAAAAGGTGCGTTTGATAATCCTAAACCGGTAAATCTGATTAAACATTTAATCGCTATAACACGGCAGCCAAAAGATGCTCTCATCATGGATTTTTTTGCAGGAAGCGGTACAACTTTTGAAGCCGTATGCGAACTTAATCAGCAGGAAAATGCATCCCGCCGTTGTATTCTTGTACAAAAAGATGAAAATGGAATTTCAGATTTGTGCAAAAAAAGATGTCTTAAGGTTGCCGAACTTTACAAAACCAATATTGAGATTCATCGTCTGAAATAA